ACTTTCACAAAGGTCCATGGCTTCCAAGCCATATCCACTAGGAGGTTCGGGCACCGGCTTGTCATAAGATTCATAACCATGCTCTTCAGCTATTCCATTTCCATATCCACTCCCATCTCCTTGAAAAGGCTCCTCTTTGCGACTGTCAAGGCCTTTGTCACTCATATCATGTAATTGCTGCTCTTCTTCGTTCGCCAAGGATTGCTTGCTTCCATTTTGAGGTTTTTCTGCCAGTGCACCAGTCTCCTCTTTCCCACTAGGCAATGCGATGGACCCAGAAGTGACAGCATCTAAAGCTAAAGCATTTGGATCCGGTGGCATAGATCTCGGATAACAAATTTCATCTGAGGCTGGAAGGGGCTTGCCATAGCTTTGAGCTATATCATAACCACCACCATAAGGTGTTGGATCATAATCATCAAATTCGGGTACATTAAATTCCACAGTAGAGTAAgatatcacaaattgagtcaaACCAGGATTGTAATCCCCGCCATAAACATCAGGGACATACTCAATACATTTAGGCTCACTCAAAGTAGAGGTAGAATATGCAATTGATGAATAGCTATGTGGAGGATTGTAAGCACTGTAACAAGGGATTGAGTTATACTCAAAGAACTGATAATTGTTGGAATCATAGCTAGGATAATAATCCATTAAGCCATGACTTGGAACTGAATCATAACTATCACCATAAGGGGTAAGATTGTACTCACCAAGATCATCCTCAAGATAGCTGGATCTGTAGTAGGCCATTGTTGATCAGTGAAACTCAAATAATTTCTCCAGCAGTTatcttatacatttttttttttttttggttgctaatACAGTTATCTTGTACATGACTCAATGTTAGCAAAAAGCAACTTCTTGGAGAATGGCTAGGACATAAAGTGGCTTTTGCGCATTATTGAAAATGCATATCTTTAGttcaccaaaagaaaaaagaaaaaagaaaatgcataacCTTTAGGGTTAGTCTTATCCATCTACCCATCCATCTACTTATCCCTATCACACAATTTTGATCtaatttgagaataaaaaacaaattttgcaCATGCATGAAAAATGGAGAACTCGATCTATGTAGAGAACTTTGTTGTTATGCGGGTAAAATTTCtcttaccaaaaagaaaacaaaagtgaGAAGTTAGCTGTTAGAATTTGTTTGCAGATTGCAATGTGATCACCACTGAGAACCAATGAGATATTTTGACATTTCAACAAAGCTGTGGCCCATAACTTTTCCTCTAGTCTAAAGAGAGGACAATTATTTCAAAGTTACATGATTAAAGACATTTATTACTTTTTGAGACCACTAGATCCCAGTAATGGATTGAGATGTGACAGGAAAGTATCCTGATAAATTTGTTAAGCAGGATatcctttttttacttttcctgAGAAATTAGCACCAGGTCCCAACATAATTTTGCTTAAGAATTCACTATCACTTGGCTTGGAGGTACGCCAGTGTCGCCATTCAACTGTAACCGGTATTTGATACAATGATCATTGTGTCATCCTATCATGACCAGCCAATTGGGCAAATCTCAATCAGTGTAGATGCAGTAGATGATGGACTAGAGTCACCATACTACCTAccttttacttatcaaaaaagaaaggaatataCTCAGCATCAAAGCTTTTGTGCGACCAAAGGCCTTTTGGTAAAGCATTATTGCCTAGTTCTCCCACAGAGTATCTAGGTTTGAATGTTCATCCCCCACGAGTCAAATTATGTGTAATGGTTGCACATGTAAAGGTACCGTTACAATCaacatttttgttgttgtttttttttttttttttggttttccttACAACCCGTAGTTCTTCCTCGGCCAGGTTGCAAAAGAGGGGAAATCAGccacattaaaattaaaaattaaaaaaaaaaaaggattggtTTTTTAGCAAGGGTCTATGGTTTGAGCCCATATAGCCATATAATCTAACTAGAGtaataataaagaaaaccaaaaagaagaagaagagagatttgTGTCCGATTTTGAAGGGGGATATTTGACACACACACGAGGGAAaacaaaaaacgaaaaaagaCCTTATGAAGAATAGTGGTAAACAAACATGATTAAAATGTGACATTTCTACATTTCAAAGAGCACGATTGCCATTTGGATTGTTTTTACAAATGGAGGGTTATGTCAATGCAAATCAGTGACTTTATCCATGGCAAGCTGATCACTTACTTAAATGACCTTTAGTGTTAACAGTTACAGGACCAGTCTAACTGGAACACAGTCCCATAGTTGACCTAATATAAGATGACTTATCAAACTACCATAGAAGATCCAATATGGTTTATTTCATGCCAACAGATACTAGGACACCAAAGATTTGATCAAGTAGCAAGCCTCATGCAAAAATACAAGGATACACAAGTTAACTACTGCAACAAAGAAAAACAGTTTCAATTCAAAGAATTTAAGCAATCAACTCAACTCTTGTGAACGTTTGAATGATTAATTCCAATAATTCCATCCATCAGGTTCCACACACCACCTAAAATTATGAATCTTACGTTAAGAATTTAAATGCAATAAGTTGTGTATAAAACCACTTTTGAAATTAAATGATAGGAATCGTGTATAATGACTTTGTCTATGAATTGGCATGGAACTTTAGCATGGAAAGAATGTAGAATGCTTTCAATCTCTATCAGATTTCTGAAAATGGTCAGAAGGTTTGAAATGATACGCCACTGCAAGAATGCACTATCGGATGTGCATTAAGTTTGCAACAGAGTTTACCTGGCTGCCTTGCCTAAGGTGTAAAGGTGATAAAGCAAAGATTCAAACTTTTAAGAGATGTCAAACATACGCATGTGACTATCACCAAACTAGCAAAGGGTGATATGGCATGCTTGACATTGTTAGAAAAGCacaacagaaaataattttattttttatgaatttcatGGAGCATTGCTTTATGCTGCAAAAAAGATggaataacaaaagaaaattgatatcACATATCAATGAATCGAACTACAAATAGTTGCTGCATAACTAACTCTGGATTAAACATAGATTCATGAAACTCA
The sequence above is drawn from the Castanea sativa cultivar Marrone di Chiusa Pesio chromosome 5, ASM4071231v1 genome and encodes:
- the LOC142633699 gene encoding uncharacterized protein LOC142633699 — encoded protein: MAYYRSSYLEDDLGEYNLTPYGDSYDSVPSHGLMDYYPSYDSNNYQFFEYNSIPCYSAYNPPHSYSSIAYSTSTLSEPKCIEYVPDVYGGDYNPGLTQFVISYSTVEFNVPEFDDYDPTPYGGGYDIAQSYGKPLPASDEICYPRSMPPDPNALALDAVTSGSIALPSGKEETGALAEKPQNGSKQSLANEEEQQLHDMSDKGLDSRKEEPFQGDGSGYGNGIAEEHGYESYDKPVPEPPSGYGLEAMDLCESLFGYWPCLSREKRRCDRQYCADEGSNSDPWKGTADYLFGRSNPYGERRAVEGSYVDSNYGYERHYQEQPLYRQVYYNE